One genomic region from Rhodoligotrophos appendicifer encodes:
- the prmC gene encoding peptide chain release factor N(5)-glutamine methyltransferase: protein MAHRVDCDISLGHLLRRSRDRLRASANGTPDLDARLLLLAATGVSHEAFIADPDRIVSQEDIERLEGLIDRRLAGEPVSRILGAREFYGRKFALSAATLDPRPDTETLIDQCLAIVDVMGWRDKSLRLLDVGTGSGAIIITLLAELPHASGVATDLEFDALMMARANAERLGVGERLSLVQCNWMDTLSCRMDVILSNPPYIPTNDIATLSPEVRCHDPLLALDGGLDGLDAYRHLVPSARDLLNPGGWVLLETGDGQADAVSELCGLCGFSAHPEVAPQARDLAGLVRVVSMQLA from the coding sequence ATGGCGCATAGGGTCGACTGCGACATATCGCTCGGACATTTGTTGCGTCGAAGTCGGGATCGGCTTCGTGCGAGCGCCAATGGGACGCCCGACCTCGATGCCCGGCTCCTGCTCCTCGCGGCAACCGGCGTCTCGCACGAAGCCTTCATTGCCGATCCTGATCGCATCGTTTCTCAGGAAGACATCGAGCGACTCGAGGGGCTGATCGACCGGCGGCTGGCGGGTGAGCCCGTTTCAAGAATTCTCGGCGCTCGGGAATTTTACGGACGGAAGTTCGCCCTTTCGGCGGCCACGTTGGATCCCCGGCCCGATACCGAGACGCTGATCGACCAATGCCTTGCGATCGTCGATGTCATGGGCTGGCGGGACAAATCCTTGCGCCTTCTCGATGTGGGCACGGGGAGCGGAGCCATCATCATCACTCTGCTCGCTGAACTGCCGCATGCCTCCGGCGTCGCCACGGACCTGGAGTTCGACGCGCTGATGATGGCGCGCGCCAATGCGGAAAGGCTTGGGGTGGGCGAGCGGCTGTCCCTGGTGCAGTGCAACTGGATGGACACCTTGTCGTGTCGCATGGATGTAATCCTCTCCAATCCACCCTATATACCGACCAACGACATCGCGACGTTGAGCCCCGAGGTCCGGTGCCATGATCCCTTGTTGGCTCTTGACGGTGGCCTCGATGGCCTGGACGCCTATCGGCATCTCGTCCCCTCAGCCAGAGATCTCCTGAACCCCGGGGGGTGGGTGTTGCTGGAAACAGGCGATGGGCAGGCAGATGCCGTTTCGGAGCTTTGCGGATTGTGCGGATTTTCAGCACATCCTGAAGTTGCTCCGCAGGCCCGGGATCTGGCCGGTCTGGTGCGTGTGGTAAGCATGCAACTCGCTTGA
- the prfA gene encoding peptide chain release factor 1: MLKSDKLDRMLDRFRTIEAELSGGPEASQFVKLSKEYAELEPVAQAAEALRRAMTENDELAKLIEAPDTDRELKSMAEEERAELAQRLEALERSVKLLLIPKDAADERNVILEVRAGTGGDEAALFAGDLFRMYQRYASLKGWTVEVLTASEAEMGGYKEVIATIAGRGVFADLKFESGVHRVQRVPETENQGRIHTSAATVAVLPEAEEVDIAIDEKDLRIDVYRSSGPGGQSVNTTDSAVRITHLPTGVVVTQQDEKSQHKNKAKALKVLRARLYDLERERLDSARSAARRGQVGSGDRSERIRTYNFPQGRVTDHRINLTLYKLDQVIRGDALGELIQALVTEHQAGLLAEAEGDGA; this comes from the coding sequence ATGTTGAAAAGCGACAAGCTCGACCGGATGCTCGACCGGTTCCGGACCATCGAGGCGGAGCTGTCTGGCGGCCCCGAGGCAAGCCAGTTCGTCAAGCTGTCCAAAGAATATGCGGAACTCGAGCCTGTCGCCCAGGCTGCAGAGGCCCTGCGGCGTGCCATGACCGAGAATGACGAGCTCGCCAAGCTGATCGAGGCTCCCGACACCGACCGGGAGCTCAAGTCGATGGCGGAGGAGGAGCGGGCGGAACTCGCCCAGCGGCTGGAGGCCCTCGAACGCTCGGTCAAGCTGCTGCTGATCCCGAAGGATGCGGCGGACGAGCGGAACGTCATCCTCGAAGTTCGGGCCGGGACCGGTGGTGACGAGGCTGCTTTGTTCGCCGGCGATCTCTTCCGCATGTATCAGCGCTATGCCTCGCTAAAGGGCTGGACCGTGGAGGTCCTGACGGCGAGCGAGGCGGAAATGGGCGGCTATAAGGAAGTCATCGCCACGATCGCCGGCCGCGGCGTGTTTGCCGACCTCAAATTCGAGTCCGGTGTGCATCGGGTGCAGCGCGTCCCGGAGACGGAGAACCAGGGGCGCATTCATACGTCCGCCGCGACGGTGGCCGTGCTTCCCGAAGCCGAAGAGGTCGACATCGCCATCGATGAAAAGGATCTGCGCATCGATGTCTATCGCTCGAGCGGGCCCGGTGGCCAGTCCGTCAACACGACGGACAGCGCCGTGCGCATCACCCATCTGCCGACCGGCGTCGTCGTCACGCAGCAGGATGAGAAATCCCAGCACAAAAACAAGGCGAAGGCGCTGAAGGTCCTGCGGGCGCGTTTGTATGATCTTGAGCGCGAACGGCTTGATTCGGCGCGCTCGGCGGCCCGTCGCGGGCAAGTCGGCTCCGGCGATCGGTCCGAGCGCATCCGCACCTATAATTTTCCGCAGGGAAGGGTGACCGACCATCGCATCAATCTGACCCTCTACAAGCTCGATCAGGTGATCCGCGGCGACGCGCTGGGTGAGCTCATCCAGGCGCTGGTGACCGAGCATCAGGCCGGGCTTCTGGCAGAGGCCGAAGGTGATGGCGCATAG
- a CDS encoding helix-turn-helix domain-containing protein encodes MDSINQSHPTTERKTSPARRPDKSNPAAEVGWFLRRERERFNCSLEDAALATRINRRYLAAIEDGDLIAFPDPDDALRYLTTYASFLGFEPAPLAQHYVTVLDRIRIHSPAERALRSTGKVVAFPGIGTLRSSTMGVLLAVFVATGIFGGAAWIIIPGLTGGSSGSLPVVRADGTPVEVGDPITTASVNSGADDTAATETAPQMEPAADNLTSQDAAPAGGTPAGDDELGGLTEFIQQNVSGTVATEPVSKPSASKDQQSRVFGTENDNSRLVLKANAPVWVRIEDRQGNVVLTKTMMVGDAYRVPNRNDLVVIARDGGALTYIVDGKESGTLGAPGEILVGRSLDLAALNKKS; translated from the coding sequence ATGGACTCGATCAATCAATCCCACCCGACGACCGAACGGAAAACTTCGCCGGCACGTCGACCCGACAAGAGCAATCCGGCTGCCGAAGTCGGTTGGTTCCTGCGCCGCGAACGCGAGCGTTTCAACTGCTCGCTTGAAGATGCAGCTCTCGCGACGCGGATCAATCGCCGCTATCTTGCTGCAATCGAGGACGGTGACCTCATTGCGTTTCCAGATCCCGACGATGCCCTGCGGTATCTGACGACTTATGCGTCATTCCTGGGCTTCGAACCCGCACCCTTGGCACAGCATTACGTCACGGTGCTGGATCGCATCCGGATCCACAGCCCGGCCGAGCGTGCTTTGCGCAGCACCGGCAAAGTGGTGGCCTTTCCAGGGATCGGCACACTTCGATCCAGTACGATGGGCGTGCTCTTGGCCGTTTTCGTGGCGACAGGCATCTTCGGCGGTGCGGCGTGGATCATTATTCCGGGACTGACAGGCGGCTCCTCCGGGTCCCTGCCCGTCGTGCGGGCGGATGGCACTCCTGTCGAGGTCGGCGACCCTATCACTACGGCGAGCGTGAATAGCGGTGCCGACGATACGGCGGCCACCGAGACAGCTCCTCAAATGGAGCCGGCGGCTGACAATCTCACGTCTCAGGATGCCGCTCCGGCCGGGGGCACACCCGCGGGGGATGATGAGCTCGGCGGGCTGACAGAATTCATCCAGCAGAATGTTTCGGGGACCGTAGCGACCGAGCCGGTGTCGAAGCCTTCCGCCAGCAAAGACCAGCAGAGCCGTGTCTTCGGAACGGAGAACGACAATTCCCGCTTGGTTCTGAAAGCCAATGCGCCGGTCTGGGTGCGCATCGAGGATCGTCAGGGCAATGTGGTGCTGACGAAGACGATGATGGTGGGCGACGCCTACCGGGTGCCCAACCGAAATGATCTGGTCGTCATCGCTCGCGACGGCGGTGCCCTGACCTATATCGTGGACGGCAAAGAGAGCGGCACTCTCGGCGCTCCGGGCGAGATCCTCGTGGGTCGCTCACTGGATCTCGCTGCCCTGAACAAGAAAAGCTGA
- the ptsP gene encoding phosphoenolpyruvate--protein phosphotransferase, with protein sequence MPVSAAGPRILLRRLREVMAEPEAAQKRLDKIAALIASNMVAEVCSIYVMRPGGVLELYATEGLNPTAVHQSKLRIGEGLVGTIAAQAESLNLQDAHTHPAFKYLPETGEEIYKSFLGVPLLRAGLTLGVLVVQNRTSRLYSEDEEEALQITAMVLAEVIASGELENIAADVEVDVAHVRSHHIKGEALADGIALGHAVLHEPRVIVTNLIAEDIPAEMLRLNTSIAELQHSIDAMVQGLEAPRGDHRDVLETYRMFAHDRGWLNRMQEAVRTGLTAEAAVERVHSDNRARMLRQKDPYLRDRLHDFDDLANRLLRVLTGQSRTAASGDLPKDAILVARTMGPAELLDYDRLKLRGVVLEEGGLTSHVAIVARALGIPLVGQAAGVIDVVDTGDAIIVDGGGGEVHVRPSGDIEQAYAEKVRFYAKRQEQYAASRDIAPVTADGVRITMSINAGLLVDLPHLVESGADGIGLFRTELQFMISSSFPRMDEQVAHYRGVLDAASGKPVVFRSLDIGADKVLPYLRQAKEENPALGWRAIRMALDRPALMKLQLRALLKAAGGRELAVMFPMVAEVDEFRRARELLDEQYDYLAGKGYELPKVVRAGTMIEVPALVWQLDRLMELVDFVSIGSNDLVQFLFASDRGHPRLAGRYDPLSPAPLSIIRDIVRAGITYGVPVNLCGEMAGRPIEAMTLIGLGLRSISMAPAAVGPVKEMILKLRADKLAEYLIPLLELPEHSLRPYMMKFARDNEIPV encoded by the coding sequence ATGCCAGTATCCGCAGCTGGCCCGCGTATTCTGCTCAGGCGGCTGCGCGAGGTTATGGCGGAGCCGGAAGCTGCGCAGAAGCGGCTCGACAAGATTGCCGCTCTGATTGCCTCCAACATGGTCGCGGAGGTCTGCTCGATCTATGTCATGCGGCCGGGCGGAGTCCTTGAACTCTATGCGACCGAGGGATTGAACCCGACTGCCGTTCACCAGAGCAAACTGCGGATCGGCGAAGGCCTCGTCGGCACCATCGCCGCCCAGGCTGAGTCACTCAACCTGCAAGACGCCCACACTCACCCCGCGTTCAAATATCTCCCGGAAACCGGCGAAGAAATCTACAAATCCTTCCTTGGCGTTCCCCTGCTTCGCGCCGGCCTCACTTTGGGCGTCCTCGTCGTCCAGAATCGCACCTCTCGCCTCTATAGCGAGGATGAGGAGGAGGCCTTGCAGATCACGGCGATGGTATTGGCCGAAGTGATTGCTTCGGGCGAGCTGGAGAATATCGCAGCCGATGTCGAGGTCGACGTCGCGCATGTGAGGTCCCATCACATCAAGGGAGAGGCCCTGGCGGACGGCATCGCACTGGGCCACGCGGTCCTGCATGAACCCCGCGTCATCGTCACCAATCTCATCGCCGAAGACATCCCGGCTGAGATGCTTCGCCTCAATACCTCGATCGCCGAACTGCAGCATTCGATCGATGCGATGGTTCAGGGCCTCGAGGCTCCGCGAGGCGATCACCGCGATGTGCTCGAAACCTATCGGATGTTCGCCCATGATCGCGGCTGGCTCAACCGGATGCAGGAGGCGGTGCGTACGGGGCTTACGGCGGAAGCCGCCGTCGAGCGCGTCCATAGCGACAACCGCGCCCGGATGCTGCGGCAGAAGGATCCCTATCTCCGGGATCGGCTGCATGATTTCGACGATCTGGCCAACCGGCTGCTCCGGGTTCTGACGGGACAATCGCGCACTGCTGCCTCCGGTGATCTGCCGAAGGACGCAATCCTGGTGGCGCGGACGATGGGACCCGCTGAGCTTCTCGATTACGACCGGCTAAAACTGCGCGGCGTCGTCCTGGAGGAGGGCGGTCTGACCAGCCATGTGGCGATTGTCGCGCGCGCCCTTGGAATTCCTTTGGTCGGCCAAGCTGCGGGCGTCATCGATGTCGTCGACACCGGCGATGCCATCATCGTCGACGGCGGCGGCGGCGAAGTGCATGTCAGGCCTTCCGGCGACATCGAGCAGGCCTATGCCGAAAAAGTGCGCTTCTATGCGAAGCGCCAGGAACAATATGCCGCATCGCGGGATATCGCTCCGGTCACGGCGGACGGCGTCCGCATCACGATGTCCATCAATGCGGGGCTGCTGGTCGACCTTCCGCATCTGGTCGAGTCGGGAGCCGACGGCATCGGGCTGTTCCGCACCGAGCTGCAGTTCATGATCTCCTCCTCGTTTCCGCGCATGGACGAGCAGGTGGCGCATTATCGAGGCGTTCTCGATGCCGCCAGCGGCAAGCCGGTCGTTTTCCGCTCACTCGACATCGGCGCCGACAAGGTCCTTCCGTATCTCCGTCAGGCCAAAGAGGAAAACCCGGCATTGGGGTGGCGCGCCATCCGCATGGCTCTCGACCGCCCGGCGTTGATGAAGCTGCAGCTGCGTGCGCTGCTGAAGGCCGCCGGCGGCCGGGAATTGGCCGTGATGTTTCCCATGGTGGCCGAGGTCGACGAGTTCCGCCGCGCGCGGGAGCTTCTCGACGAGCAATATGATTATCTCGCCGGCAAAGGATACGAGCTGCCGAAAGTGGTTCGCGCCGGGACCATGATCGAAGTCCCTGCCCTGGTCTGGCAACTCGACCGTTTGATGGAGCTGGTGGATTTCGTCTCGATCGGATCGAACGATCTGGTGCAGTTTCTGTTTGCGAGCGACCGTGGCCATCCCCGGCTGGCCGGTCGTTACGATCCGCTGAGCCCTGCACCCCTCTCGATCATTCGCGATATCGTCCGTGCGGGGATCACTTATGGGGTGCCGGTCAATCTCTGCGGCGAAATGGCGGGGCGGCCGATCGAGGCGATGACGCTGATCGGACTGGGCTTGCGGTCCATTTCGATGGCGCCTGCTGCCGTGGGTCCGGTCAAGGAGATGATCCTCAAGCTGAGGGCCGACAAACTGGCCGAATACCTGATCCCCTTGCTGGAACTGCCCGAGCACAGCCTGCGGCCCTATATGATGAAATTCGCCCGGGACAATGAAATTCCCGTTTAA